A genomic window from Rattus norvegicus strain BN/NHsdMcwi chromosome 9, GRCr8, whole genome shotgun sequence includes:
- the Srf gene encoding serum response factor, whose amino-acid sequence MLPSQAGAAAALGRGSALGGSLNRTPTGRPGGSGGTRGANGGRVPGNGAGLGPGRLEREAAAAAAPTAGALYSGSEGDSESGEEEELGAERRGLKRSLSEMELGVVVGGPEAAAAAAGGYGPVSGAVSGAKPGKKTRGRVKIKMEFIDNKLRRYTTFSKRKTGIMKKAYELSTLTGTQVLLLVASETGHVYTFATRKLQPMITSETGKALIQTCLNSPDSPPRSDPSTDQRMSATGFEEPDLTYQVSESDSSGETKDTLKPAFTVTNLPGTTSTIQTAPSTSTTMQVSSGPSFPITNYLAPVSASVSPSAVSSANGTVLKSTGSGPVSSGGLMQLPTSFTLMPGGAVAQQVPVQAIHVHQAPQQASPSRDSSTDLTQTSSSGTVTLPATIMTSSVPTTVGGHMMYPSPHAVMYAPTSGLADGSLTVLNAFSQAPSTMQVSHSQVQEPGGVPQVFLTAPSGTVQIPVSAVQLHQMAVIGQQAGSSSNLTELQVVNLDATHSTKSE is encoded by the exons ATGTTACCGAGCCAAGCTGGGGCCGCGGCGGCTCTGGGCCGGGGCTCGGCCCTGGGGGGCAGCCTGAACAGGACCCCGACGGGGCGGCCGGGCGGCAGCGGTGGGACTCGCGGGGCGAACGGGGGCCGGGTCCCCGGGAACGGCGCGGGGCTCGGCCCGGGTCGTCTGGAGCGGgaggctgcagcagcagcagcgcccACCGCCGGGGCCCTCTACAGCGGCAGCGAGGGCGACTCTGAGTCCggcgaggaggaggagctgggcgCCGAGCGGCGCGGCCTCAAGCGGAGTCTGAGCGAGATGGAGCTCGGTGTGGTGGTCGGTGGGCctgaggcggcggcggcggccgccGGAGGCTACGGACCGGTGAGCGGCGCGGTGAGCGGGGCCAAGCCGGGGAAGAAGACCCGGGGCCGCGTGAAGATCAAGATGGAGTTCATCGACAACAAGCTGCGGCGTTACACGACCTTCAGCAAGAGGAAGACGGGCATCATGAAGAAG GCTTATGAGCTGTCCACGCTGACAGGGACACAGGTGCTGTTGCTGGTGGCCAGTGAGACAGGCCATGTGTATACCTTTGCCACCCGCAAACTGCAGCCCATGATCACCAGTGAGACCGGCAAGGCGCTGATTCAGACCTGCCTCAACTCGCCAGACTCTCCACCCCGCTCAGACCCCAGCACAGACCAGAGAATGAGTGCCACTGGCTTTGAAGAGCCAGATCTCACCTACCAGGTGTCGGAATCTGACAGCAGTGGGGAAACCAAG GACACACTGAAGCCAGCATTCACAGTCACCAACCTGCCGGGTACCACCTCCACAATCCAAACAGCACCCAGCACCTCTACCACCATGCAAGTCAGCAGCGGCCCCTCCTTCCCCATCACCAACTACCTGGCACCAGTGTCTGCTAGTGTCAGCCCCAGTGCTGTCAGCAGTGCCAACGGGACTGTGCTCAAGAGTACAGGCAGCGGCCCTGTCTCCTCTGGGGGCCTTATGCAGCTGCCTACCAGCTTCACTCTCATGCCTG GTGGGGCAGTGGCCCAGCAGGTCCCTGTGCAGGCCATTCATGTGCACCAGGCCCCACAGCAAGCGTCTCCCTCTCGTGACAGCAGCACAGACCTCACGCAGACCTCCTCCAGCGGGACAG tgacGTTGCCCGCCACCATCATGACGTCGTCTGTACCCACAACTGTGGGTGGCCACATGATGTACCCTAGTCCCCATGCAGTGATGTATGCCCCCACCTCGGGCCTGGCTGATGGCAGCCTCACCGTGCTCAATGCCTTCTCTCAGGCACCATCCACCATGCAGGTGTCCCACAGCCAGGTCCAGGAGCCAG GTGGTGTCCCTCAGGTGTTCCTCACAGCACCGTCTGGGACCGTGCAGATCCCTGTCTCTGCCGTTCAGCTTCACCAG atggctgtgataGGACAGCAAGCTGGGAGCAGCAGCAACCTCACCGAGCTACAGGTGGTGAACTTGGACGCCACCCACAGCACCAAGAGTGAATGA
- the Srf gene encoding serum response factor isoform X1, translating into MLPSQAGAAAALGRGSALGGSLNRTPTGRPGGSGGTRGANGGRVPGNGAGLGPGRLEREAAAAAAPTAGALYSGSEGDSESGEEEELGAERRGLKRSLSEMELGVVVGGPEAAAAAAGGYGPVSGAVSGAKPGKKTRGRVKIKMEFIDNKLRRYTTFSKRKTGIMKKAYELSTLTGTQVLLLVASETGHVYTFATRKLQPMITSETGKALIQTCLNSPDSPPRSDPSTDQRMSATGFEEPDLTYQVSESDSSGETKDTLKPAFTVTNLPGTTSTIQTAPSTSTTMQVSSGPSFPITNYLAPVSASVSPSAVSSANGTVLKSTGSGPVSSGGLMQLPTSFTLMPGGAVAQQVPVQAIHVHQAPQQASPSRDSSTDLTQTSSSGTGGVPQVFLTAPSGTVQIPVSAVQLHQMAVIGQQAGSSSNLTELQVVNLDATHSTKSE; encoded by the exons ATGTTACCGAGCCAAGCTGGGGCCGCGGCGGCTCTGGGCCGGGGCTCGGCCCTGGGGGGCAGCCTGAACAGGACCCCGACGGGGCGGCCGGGCGGCAGCGGTGGGACTCGCGGGGCGAACGGGGGCCGGGTCCCCGGGAACGGCGCGGGGCTCGGCCCGGGTCGTCTGGAGCGGgaggctgcagcagcagcagcgcccACCGCCGGGGCCCTCTACAGCGGCAGCGAGGGCGACTCTGAGTCCggcgaggaggaggagctgggcgCCGAGCGGCGCGGCCTCAAGCGGAGTCTGAGCGAGATGGAGCTCGGTGTGGTGGTCGGTGGGCctgaggcggcggcggcggccgccGGAGGCTACGGACCGGTGAGCGGCGCGGTGAGCGGGGCCAAGCCGGGGAAGAAGACCCGGGGCCGCGTGAAGATCAAGATGGAGTTCATCGACAACAAGCTGCGGCGTTACACGACCTTCAGCAAGAGGAAGACGGGCATCATGAAGAAG GCTTATGAGCTGTCCACGCTGACAGGGACACAGGTGCTGTTGCTGGTGGCCAGTGAGACAGGCCATGTGTATACCTTTGCCACCCGCAAACTGCAGCCCATGATCACCAGTGAGACCGGCAAGGCGCTGATTCAGACCTGCCTCAACTCGCCAGACTCTCCACCCCGCTCAGACCCCAGCACAGACCAGAGAATGAGTGCCACTGGCTTTGAAGAGCCAGATCTCACCTACCAGGTGTCGGAATCTGACAGCAGTGGGGAAACCAAG GACACACTGAAGCCAGCATTCACAGTCACCAACCTGCCGGGTACCACCTCCACAATCCAAACAGCACCCAGCACCTCTACCACCATGCAAGTCAGCAGCGGCCCCTCCTTCCCCATCACCAACTACCTGGCACCAGTGTCTGCTAGTGTCAGCCCCAGTGCTGTCAGCAGTGCCAACGGGACTGTGCTCAAGAGTACAGGCAGCGGCCCTGTCTCCTCTGGGGGCCTTATGCAGCTGCCTACCAGCTTCACTCTCATGCCTG GTGGGGCAGTGGCCCAGCAGGTCCCTGTGCAGGCCATTCATGTGCACCAGGCCCCACAGCAAGCGTCTCCCTCTCGTGACAGCAGCACAGACCTCACGCAGACCTCCTCCAGCGGGACAG GTGGTGTCCCTCAGGTGTTCCTCACAGCACCGTCTGGGACCGTGCAGATCCCTGTCTCTGCCGTTCAGCTTCACCAG atggctgtgataGGACAGCAAGCTGGGAGCAGCAGCAACCTCACCGAGCTACAGGTGGTGAACTTGGACGCCACCCACAGCACCAAGAGTGAATGA